CCCGCTCAACTCCGGCTCAAGTGCCAGGGCCTGTATGGCGGTGGTGGCTGCCCGTCCGCGTTCTTCCCAGTGCTTGACGACGTTCTCTACCCAAACGCGGATGACTGACCCCGAAAAATCGCCCTCCTCGTCAAGGGCTTGGAATAGGGCGTTAACCTCGGGAAGTTCACGCTCGTTCCATGTCGCGAGCAAGGCCTCGGACTTGTTGCCGAAATGCAAATAGAAGGTCGCTCTACTAGTGTTCGCCGCACCTACGATCCGAGCGACGGTAGTAGGGGCGAACCCCAACTCCGCGAACGCTTCGCGGGCCGCGTCCAGTAGCCGCTGTCGTGTAGCTGCCTGCTGTTCCTGTCGAAGGGTCAGGACTTGATGAGAAGTCATGCCTATACTGTATCCGACTAACGTCTATTCACTTGATGTCCGTCTACCGAAGGATTTCTCGCGCTTTGGCGCCAGGAGACGAAGGCTTGAAGCGGCTCGTCTTCGCCTAGGCCCATCGGCCGCGATCGTCCCGGCGCACGCCAGAACTCGGTCGAACAACCCCCTCTGGTCGCGGCCGCCCCTTTTGATTCTTGGTGACCGGGCGATTGGGCCAACTTTCAGTTCGTTAGACGAAAGTACATTTGATCTATTGAAGTCTAACGAACATTCCGGCATCATGGCTGAGTCCGGCGCTCCAGCACGGCTAAAGCCCAGCGTCGGTGTTTTGTTCGTAGCGAATGCGCAGTACACCTCGAGTACCAGCTGGCTGAACTTCCTCCTCCAGGCCATGACCACACTCGACCAACCCCAAAGTAGAAAGTGCACTTTCATGGGTACACCCGATCAATACCTCCAAAGTGAGGCAGTCGCATCAAAGTTCTTTACTGCGATGAATACCATGGACCCGGATATAGTCGGCGAAATAATTACAGAAGATGCGCGCTATAAGATGCCGTATGCCCCACAAGGCCTGCCACAGCTTATTGTGGGGAAATCCGATTTCCTAGGCTTCGTCAGCATGATCAAACAGGGAGCGGAGCAAGTCCACCCCGCATCGCCAGTGCTTCATGACATTCAACTCAACGCGATCAACCGTGACGCCTCTGTTGTGTACGCCGAATGGAAATCTACGATGCGCCTACTGCCCTCAGGTGTTGTTTACAGCAACACCTATGTGGGCGGCTCACGATCGCTAACGGTGCAGTCTGCGAATTTGTTGAGTGGCAAAATCCGGTGACCGTCATCGAGGCGTTTGGCGGCAGCGTAATCCCGCCGGAAATTCCAGGACTTTGAAAGAAGCGGCACCATCGAGTTGGTCAGACAAACCCTCAGCCAGACCAATCGCCGTGCCGGCCGATGCGCCGCCGCGCAGCCCCTTCCAACATATGAACTTCCACTCCCCATCTACTCAGATGTCAGAAGGATCCGTAACATGCTTGATCGACCACGCCGTCTGCTCTACGCCAAGATACTCTGGCATGTCCTCCCCTTTGTGTGCTTTCTGCAAGTACTCGCGTTCGCGGATCGGGCGGCAATCGCATATGCCGCTCCGAACGGGATGAACGAGGAGCTCAATCTGACCGCCACGGCTTTCGGGCTTGTTTCAGGGATCTTCTTCGTCGGATACATCCTTTTCGAAGTGCCCAGCAACTATCTTCTTCAGAAGTTCGGCACGCGAATGTGGCTCGCCCGGATCATAATAACGTGGGGCCTCGTCCAGAGCTTGACTGCCTTCGTTCCGGACGGGTTTTGGCTAAATGTACTGCGCGTGCTGCTTGGGCTGGCAGAGGCCGGTTTCGTACCAGGCGTGATGGTGTACCTCAGCGGCTGGCTTCCCGGTCCCCGTCGGGCCACCGCATTTAGCATTTTCGTGATGATGACAGTCGTCGCGTCAGTCGTCGGAGGACCAGCTGTGGTTGCTCTGATCAACTTGGGCCACTCTCTGGGTGGCTTCTTGTCAGGCT
Above is a genomic segment from Arthrobacter sp. YN containing:
- a CDS encoding TetR/AcrR family transcriptional regulator, with translation MTSHQVLTLRQEQQAATRQRLLDAAREAFAELGFAPTTVARIVGAANTSRATFYLHFGNKSEALLATWNERELPEVNALFQALDEEGDFSGSVIRVWVENVVKHWEERGRAATTAIQALALEPELSGAWIEGMTRVTEGMANYRRAVGGGEFASALVLTRLIELERVLYFWINGGLPIEREHLLEALTASWRID
- a CDS encoding nuclear transport factor 2 family protein, yielding MGTPDQYLQSEAVASKFFTAMNTMDPDIVGEIITEDARYKMPYAPQGLPQLIVGKSDFLGFVSMIKQGAEQVHPASPVLHDIQLNAINRDASVVYAEWKSTMRLLPSGVVYSNTYVGGSRSLTVQSANLLSGKIR